From the Pedobacter cryoconitis genome, one window contains:
- a CDS encoding patatin-like phospholipase family protein, translating to MRNAIPDPTNEQEKSPAAEPGKFHLGICMAGAVSAGAYTAGVMDYLLEALEAYEKVRGQPGMPKHEIEIPVIGGASAGGMTAMLTAAALQREMYHIDHPGPDILAEHKDHILYHSWVDLTDKDMFERMLKNDDIDGTIVSALNCLFIDEIADRVLKPKDPESIKWKPLPSFFPRKLKLFTTLSNLGGFTYNVNFNARGSRRPYYMKVHQDYACFELSSAEQPDNHSPGWMPLNFRTGTNAQVAVDAALATGAFPVGFKARKVTRSKDVVNNNPLFDEKMLQAIQINADPYQSLNVDGGMINNEPFDKVREVLSAVCGQQAPALYNDYNTFNSTVVMIAPFPSTKPVDIKLFDKLMHVIGLTLSAMVSQMRSKATQVVDAMNESCAGQFLIDPTRELRKTDGTKADLQGERAIACGALGGFSGFLNKEFRVHDYFLGRHNCKIFLRDYFTVPDSAKDENPIFKVGYQGIDTAKYRSEVDGNWQIIPIVGEVDYTFPQFAFSSGSNWPVQNWEAISQYSGVLKKRVQALILNLVKYKPVHKFFLWIGTRILLRGMIAKAMLATIKDELNRWQLLK from the coding sequence ATGAGAAACGCTATTCCTGATCCAACAAATGAACAGGAGAAATCTCCTGCGGCTGAACCTGGGAAATTTCACCTTGGAATTTGTATGGCTGGTGCAGTATCTGCCGGTGCGTATACAGCGGGTGTGATGGATTATTTGCTGGAGGCACTGGAAGCTTATGAAAAAGTAAGAGGACAGCCCGGTATGCCTAAACATGAAATAGAAATACCTGTAATCGGTGGCGCTTCGGCAGGAGGAATGACTGCTATGCTTACTGCTGCGGCTTTGCAGCGGGAAATGTATCATATTGATCACCCGGGCCCTGATATTTTAGCAGAACATAAAGATCATATTTTATATCATTCGTGGGTAGACCTCACCGATAAAGATATGTTTGAGCGGATGCTGAAAAACGATGATATTGATGGAACAATAGTTTCAGCATTGAACTGCTTATTTATTGATGAAATCGCTGACCGGGTATTGAAACCTAAAGATCCTGAGTCAATCAAATGGAAGCCTTTACCTTCTTTCTTTCCCCGGAAACTAAAACTATTTACCACATTGAGTAACCTTGGAGGGTTTACCTACAATGTGAACTTTAATGCGCGGGGTTCCAGGCGGCCGTATTATATGAAAGTTCATCAGGATTATGCTTGCTTTGAATTGAGTTCAGCGGAGCAACCGGACAATCATTCTCCCGGCTGGATGCCACTTAACTTCAGAACCGGAACTAATGCGCAGGTTGCAGTAGATGCTGCACTGGCTACCGGTGCTTTTCCAGTTGGATTTAAAGCGAGAAAAGTTACCCGTTCCAAAGACGTTGTCAACAATAATCCTTTGTTTGATGAGAAAATGCTTCAGGCAATTCAGATCAATGCTGACCCCTATCAATCTCTCAACGTTGACGGGGGTATGATTAATAACGAACCTTTTGATAAGGTAAGGGAGGTTTTAAGTGCGGTTTGCGGGCAGCAGGCACCAGCATTATATAATGATTATAATACATTCAATTCTACGGTAGTGATGATTGCGCCGTTTCCCAGTACAAAGCCAGTTGATATTAAACTGTTTGATAAATTAATGCATGTGATTGGTCTCACTTTATCGGCGATGGTCAGCCAGATGCGGTCAAAAGCAACACAGGTTGTAGATGCAATGAATGAAAGTTGTGCGGGTCAGTTTCTGATTGATCCAACCAGGGAGCTGAGGAAAACGGATGGGACTAAAGCCGATCTTCAGGGAGAGCGTGCTATTGCGTGTGGTGCATTAGGAGGATTTAGTGGCTTTTTGAATAAGGAATTCAGGGTACATGATTATTTCCTGGGCCGACATAACTGCAAGATATTTTTACGTGATTATTTTACGGTTCCTGATAGTGCTAAAGATGAAAACCCAATTTTTAAAGTAGGTTATCAAGGTATTGATACAGCTAAATACCGGTCTGAAGTTGATGGAAACTGGCAGATTATTCCGATAGTAGGAGAGGTTGATTATACCTTTCCGCAATTTGCTTTTAGTTCTGGCAGTAACTGGCCTGTGCAAAACTGGGAAGCGATAAGCCAATATAGCGGAGTACTAAAAAAACGTGTACAAGCACTGATCCTTAATTTGGTGAAATATAAGCCAGTACACAAATTCTTTTTGTGGATCGGAACCAGGATCTTATTGAGAGGGATGATTGCCAAAGCAATGCTGGCAACCATTAAAGATGAACTTAACCGCTGGCAGCTGCTTAAATAA
- a CDS encoding IclR family transcriptional regulator gives MIQSVKRTFDILEYIAKNGNLVRLNDIAQALDLNKTTVHNFLDSLRQLGYLEQDDLSPRYQITPKLQCLYAPDISSVLLKKELRPILESITAGTKESSYLAVQMGAFYRHELNCEPNRAVKISLKMGKPFEMTTTAIGKVFLTYSAYLQTNQIKYHGQEYFSGMLNEIKEIESCGYALDVQQYDPDLNCVAVPLFYQRKIIAVLCVSGPSYRFGKPQFAEAIQVINDALKALPKYSTQLLP, from the coding sequence ATGATTCAATCTGTTAAAAGGACATTTGATATCCTGGAATATATTGCTAAAAATGGTAATCTCGTCCGGCTGAATGATATTGCACAGGCATTAGACCTCAATAAAACTACGGTGCACAATTTCCTGGATTCACTCAGGCAATTAGGCTATCTGGAACAGGATGACCTGAGTCCGCGTTATCAGATTACTCCAAAATTGCAATGCCTGTATGCACCGGATATTTCATCTGTTTTGTTGAAAAAGGAATTACGCCCTATATTGGAAAGCATCACGGCAGGGACTAAAGAATCTTCTTACCTGGCTGTTCAGATGGGCGCATTTTATCGCCATGAGCTGAACTGTGAACCTAACAGGGCTGTGAAAATTTCATTAAAAATGGGTAAACCTTTTGAAATGACGACCACAGCAATTGGAAAAGTATTTCTCACTTATTCTGCTTATTTGCAAACCAACCAGATCAAGTATCATGGTCAGGAATATTTTTCGGGAATGCTGAACGAAATTAAGGAAATCGAGTCCTGTGGTTATGCTTTAGATGTCCAGCAATATGATCCGGACTTAAATTGTGTTGCGGTCCCTTTATTTTATCAGCGGAAAATTATTGCTGTACTTTGTGTTTCCGGCCCTTCTTACCGGTTTGGCAAACCTCAATTTGCTGAAGCGATACAGGTCATTAACGATGCTTTGAAGGCACTTCCCAAATACAGTACGCAACTGCTTCCTTAA
- a CDS encoding aspartyl protease family protein, translating to MKLAKYLWIAGVILMGSTELKAQIAQIPYETRGSHLLVKVQTNQSDSLNFIFDSGATNISIDSLTAERAGISKENRETVSVGGSGGTQNYKMALHQNLKLGNIEINDVNMVLINFKSLSEAIGVKLDGIIGYEILNKYVTKLDFDHKKISFYDQIKSVDTTGYTGIPFEFNKNILIPRFPISVTLANGETFTGRVMFDTGNAFTLIVSTPFSKYHNFNSKLGETSMQVGRGLNATTQDQLATINSMSFNGFNFGKMGIRLTINDQAEPKDGYLGILGMEVIRRFDVILDYQQKKIYLKPNQAYHDAFPVEAKKTGFYKESEDFLAKNKTKPGVKVTPSGLQYKIIKQGKGEKPAMEDRVSLNFTATLVNGKKVWSTYDGKKPWVHHLDKAFDGLGEAVLMMPEGSKWMLYIPAKLAFGDTGTQEVPPGAALIYEVELLKVDHS from the coding sequence ATGAAATTAGCGAAGTATTTATGGATAGCCGGGGTTATACTAATGGGCAGCACAGAACTGAAAGCACAAATTGCCCAGATTCCTTACGAAACCCGCGGATCGCATCTGCTGGTCAAAGTACAAACCAATCAGAGTGATTCATTAAACTTTATTTTTGATTCAGGTGCTACCAATATATCTATAGATTCATTAACTGCGGAACGTGCTGGCATTAGTAAAGAAAACCGGGAGACGGTTTCAGTTGGCGGATCCGGAGGAACTCAGAATTATAAAATGGCTTTGCATCAAAACTTAAAACTGGGAAATATAGAAATCAATGATGTCAATATGGTATTGATAAACTTCAAATCACTCTCTGAAGCAATAGGTGTAAAACTGGATGGTATTATCGGTTATGAAATATTAAATAAATATGTAACAAAGCTTGATTTTGATCATAAAAAGATATCGTTTTATGATCAGATAAAATCAGTTGATACTACAGGTTATACAGGAATCCCTTTTGAATTTAATAAAAACATACTGATTCCCCGTTTTCCGATTTCAGTTACTTTAGCCAATGGGGAGACTTTCACAGGCAGGGTCATGTTTGATACAGGCAATGCTTTTACGCTGATTGTCAGTACCCCTTTTAGTAAATACCATAATTTCAATAGTAAATTGGGAGAAACCAGTATGCAAGTGGGCAGGGGATTAAATGCCACTACGCAAGATCAGCTGGCAACTATTAATTCCATGTCATTCAATGGGTTTAACTTTGGTAAAATGGGCATCAGGCTGACAATAAATGATCAGGCAGAACCGAAAGACGGTTATTTAGGTATTTTAGGAATGGAAGTAATCAGGCGTTTTGATGTGATCCTGGATTATCAGCAAAAGAAAATTTATCTGAAGCCTAACCAGGCCTATCATGATGCTTTTCCTGTCGAAGCGAAAAAAACAGGATTCTATAAAGAAAGCGAAGACTTTTTAGCGAAAAATAAAACCAAACCCGGTGTAAAAGTTACGCCTTCAGGTTTGCAGTATAAAATTATTAAACAAGGGAAAGGCGAAAAACCTGCTATGGAAGATAGGGTAAGCCTGAATTTTACTGCTACGTTAGTTAACGGCAAAAAAGTATGGAGTACTTATGACGGGAAAAAGCCCTGGGTACATCATTTAGATAAAGCTTTTGACGGGTTAGGGGAGGCAGTACTGATGATGCCTGAAGGCTCTAAATGGATGCTGTATATTCCTGCTAAACTGGCTTTTGGAGATACTGGTACACAGGAGGTCCCACCTGGTGCAGCTTTAATTTATGAAGTGGAACTTTTGAAAGTAGATCATTCCTGA
- a CDS encoding alpha/beta hydrolase-fold protein, which produces MILNEKRSLWIYTPQIDSSVFSKPSYPVLYVLDGENNFLSLMTIINQLGVINGNKVLPEMIIVGIINTPGNRVRDLTPSKNVSFRNSGGGENFTLFLEKELIPYINKNYPAAPYRTLIGHSLGGLMVMNTLINHTSLFSAYVAIDPSMSYDQGKLLTNSRTLLQEKALTRTSLFLGMANTMNPGMDTSAVRQDTTQVTQHISAILNLSDQLKHRSMHDLKWNFKYYPDEDHASIPLIASYDALKFIFKHYKFPQTQPVNLYFDKRYTVTELKKLINSHYQALSDEMGYTVRPPEEVINRFGYIFLQQKDNSRAKMFFQLNIDYYPESFNTYDSMGDYYLSEEDKSAAIHYFEKALTLKNKPDIRLKLEKLKHTKAE; this is translated from the coding sequence ATGATATTAAATGAAAAAAGATCTTTATGGATTTATACACCACAGATTGATTCCAGTGTTTTTTCCAAACCCAGTTATCCGGTTCTGTATGTTTTAGATGGTGAAAACAATTTTTTGTCCTTAATGACCATAATCAACCAGCTGGGAGTAATCAATGGGAACAAAGTTCTTCCGGAAATGATCATTGTTGGCATTATCAATACGCCTGGAAACCGGGTAAGAGATCTTACCCCTTCAAAAAATGTAAGCTTCAGAAATTCAGGAGGTGGAGAGAATTTCACTTTATTCCTTGAAAAGGAACTGATACCTTATATTAATAAAAATTATCCGGCTGCTCCCTACCGGACGCTGATTGGACATTCATTAGGTGGCCTGATGGTTATGAATACCCTAATCAACCATACCTCATTATTTAGTGCTTATGTTGCAATTGATCCAAGTATGTCTTATGATCAAGGTAAACTGCTAACCAATTCAAGGACTTTACTACAGGAAAAAGCGTTGACCAGGACGTCACTTTTTCTGGGGATGGCAAATACGATGAATCCAGGAATGGATACCTCAGCAGTCAGACAAGATACCACACAGGTTACACAACATATCAGCGCTATTCTCAACCTTTCAGACCAGTTAAAACATCGCTCAATGCATGATTTGAAGTGGAATTTCAAGTATTACCCCGACGAGGATCATGCTTCAATTCCTTTAATTGCTTCATACGATGCGCTAAAGTTTATTTTCAAACACTATAAATTCCCACAAACCCAACCTGTAAACCTGTATTTTGATAAAAGATATACGGTGACTGAGCTGAAAAAATTAATCAACTCACATTATCAGGCATTATCAGATGAAATGGGTTATACTGTCCGCCCTCCGGAAGAGGTTATCAACAGATTCGGATATATATTTCTTCAGCAAAAAGATAATAGCAGGGCTAAAATGTTCTTTCAGCTTAATATAGATTATTATCCTGAGAGCTTTAATACTTATGATAGTATGGGTGATTATTATTTGTCTGAAGAAGATAAATCTGCTGCCATTCATTACTTCGAAAAAGCATTGACACTAAAAAACAAACCAGATATTAGACTAAAACTGGAAAAATTAAAGCATACCAAGGCCGAATAA
- a CDS encoding metallophosphoesterase family protein, with protein sequence MADQTIAYLTDAHLGQKIILDQETGMMRYTQNTEEHKDKLKFILKDIASNGVTEIIFGGDIGAQKANQWFFKTIDEFNFKFLMVLGNHDSYQQVSQYYKNEHRNEPDDELYYADEEGQFKFIYLDSSSNAVSQNQLNWLLQELDTDKEILLFIHHPVLEIETPLDKVGAALKGRDEIKRILSGVQKDIVVFCGHYHMTDELIAGNIRQYSSPACSYQIEKLSEKIEIDTSSFGYRLITINGRQLSTEVKLFKSL encoded by the coding sequence ATGGCTGATCAAACTATTGCTTACCTGACCGATGCCCATTTAGGTCAGAAAATTATCCTGGATCAGGAAACTGGTATGATGCGCTATACGCAAAACACCGAAGAACATAAAGATAAGCTGAAATTTATTCTAAAAGATATAGCCTCAAATGGGGTTACTGAAATCATATTCGGTGGTGATATTGGTGCTCAGAAAGCTAATCAATGGTTCTTTAAGACTATTGATGAATTCAATTTCAAATTTTTAATGGTACTTGGCAATCATGATAGCTACCAGCAGGTAAGCCAGTATTATAAGAATGAGCATCGCAATGAACCGGATGATGAGCTATATTATGCTGATGAAGAAGGTCAGTTCAAATTTATTTATTTAGACTCTTCTTCCAATGCAGTCAGTCAGAATCAATTGAACTGGCTTCTTCAGGAACTGGATACGGATAAAGAAATATTACTTTTTATACATCACCCTGTTTTAGAAATCGAAACTCCATTAGATAAAGTGGGGGCTGCCTTAAAAGGCCGGGATGAAATTAAGCGCATCCTGTCCGGAGTCCAAAAGGATATTGTTGTTTTCTGCGGCCATTATCATATGACTGATGAATTAATAGCGGGAAATATCAGGCAGTACTCCTCACCAGCATGTTCTTATCAGATCGAAAAGCTATCAGAGAAGATTGAAATTGATACTTCGTCATTTGGCTACAGGTTGATCACTATAAATGGCAGGCAACTGAGTACTGAGGTTAAATTATTTAAGTCATTATAG
- a CDS encoding ArsR/SmtB family transcription factor encodes MELENLTSIAGLIGEPARIKMLWALMDGKAYTATELSIVAGVSPQSASMHLGKMVSADLLKVSNQGRHRYFSYARAEVAYAIEALSNLAPHQKQVIVKVTKDVPFEYCRTCYDHIAGKAGVMLNERLIAMDYLVEKDKHYEMTAKGETFFQEFGIDTTSLLKQKRPFARPCLDWSERRPHLAGSLAMRILNKMIAEDWMRKIQDSRTLLITSKGQSNLYDLLGIKI; translated from the coding sequence ATGGAACTTGAAAATTTAACCAGTATTGCTGGACTGATTGGCGAACCTGCACGTATTAAAATGTTATGGGCTTTGATGGATGGTAAAGCTTATACAGCGACCGAATTATCTATTGTTGCTGGTGTATCTCCTCAAAGTGCAAGTATGCACCTGGGAAAAATGGTGTCAGCTGATTTGTTAAAGGTTAGTAACCAGGGGCGTCACCGGTATTTTAGCTATGCCAGAGCAGAAGTTGCTTATGCGATTGAAGCCTTGTCAAACCTGGCCCCGCATCAAAAACAGGTGATTGTTAAGGTAACTAAAGATGTTCCTTTTGAATATTGCAGAACCTGTTATGATCACATTGCTGGCAAAGCAGGGGTAATGCTTAATGAGCGGTTAATAGCCATGGATTACTTGGTGGAGAAAGATAAGCATTATGAGATGACTGCTAAAGGAGAGACGTTTTTTCAAGAATTTGGTATAGATACAACCAGTTTATTAAAACAGAAACGCCCTTTTGCCAGGCCTTGTCTGGATTGGAGTGAGCGAAGGCCGCATCTGGCGGGTTCTCTGGCTATGCGTATCTTAAATAAAATGATTGCTGAAGACTGGATGAGAAAAATACAGGATTCCAGAACCCTTTTAATTACTTCTAAAGGGCAGTCCAACTTATACGACCTGTTAGGCATCAAAATTTAA
- a CDS encoding phosphotransferase: MAILPSQMQTLHSLIPGSRSAAVEDALVQTFNTIVLQEIILLTGGLSAACVYKIVVNDQSYILKLADPAEVIHDHSCMEAAASAGIAPPVYYLNKATGITITGYIQQFPLQTAFKSPDILLIELTKTIRGIHELPLFSKENSLLDTVEGLITEFKTSQMLTGAAFDNCFAYYEVIKTHYPWYDSDRVSSHNDLNPNNMIFDGEKIWIIDWDAAFGNDRYVDLAIIANFFAAADQEEHLMLETYFGDNLNEYHKARFFIMRQICRIVYAMLMFRLANSSKEDGGSHDPDMQEATMAAVRKQLMNGQLNLAEYRGQLLFGKAMLNEALNNMQSARFDNCIKQLINIIN; the protein is encoded by the coding sequence GTGGCAATATTACCTAGTCAAATGCAAACCCTGCATTCTCTTATACCCGGGTCAAGATCAGCGGCAGTTGAAGACGCATTGGTACAGACCTTTAATACGATAGTATTACAAGAAATAATTTTATTGACTGGCGGATTATCTGCTGCCTGCGTGTATAAAATTGTAGTGAATGACCAGTCCTATATTTTGAAACTGGCTGACCCGGCTGAGGTTATCCATGACCATTCTTGTATGGAAGCTGCTGCCAGTGCTGGCATTGCCCCACCAGTTTATTATCTCAATAAAGCTACAGGTATAACCATTACAGGCTATATTCAGCAGTTTCCACTGCAAACTGCTTTCAAATCTCCGGACATCTTATTAATTGAGCTTACAAAAACGATCAGAGGTATCCATGAGCTCCCGCTTTTTTCAAAAGAAAATAGTTTGCTGGATACCGTTGAAGGCCTGATTACTGAGTTTAAAACATCACAAATGTTAACTGGTGCTGCTTTTGACAATTGCTTTGCTTATTATGAGGTGATTAAAACACATTACCCATGGTATGATAGCGATAGGGTTTCGAGTCATAATGATCTTAACCCTAATAATATGATCTTTGATGGAGAGAAAATATGGATTATTGACTGGGATGCGGCTTTTGGGAATGACAGGTATGTTGACCTGGCTATTATAGCAAATTTCTTTGCAGCAGCAGATCAGGAAGAACATTTGATGCTGGAAACCTATTTTGGTGATAATTTAAATGAATACCATAAGGCAAGGTTCTTTATCATGCGTCAAATCTGCCGTATAGTTTATGCGATGCTGATGTTCAGATTGGCAAATTCCTCGAAGGAGGATGGAGGAAGTCATGATCCCGATATGCAGGAAGCTACTATGGCAGCAGTTAGAAAACAGTTAATGAATGGACAATTAAACCTTGCTGAATATCGTGGGCAGTTATTGTTTGGTAAAGCCATGTTGAACGAGGCTTTAAATAATATGCAGTCTGCCAGATTTGATAACTGTATTAAACAATTGATAAATATTATAAATTGA
- a CDS encoding PhnA domain-containing protein, translating into MKLEEQLLKRSENQCELCGSGETLNLYEVPPQSSSNEDNCILICEKCLAQIDRKEELDSKHWSCLKTSMWSEVPGVQVVSWRMLNRLSNESWAMDNLDMMYLDEERLAWAKAAGGLDNDTDTVEVHKDSLGALLQTGDTVVLTKSLDVKGSQLNAKMGTVVKNIRLVDNNTDQIEGKIEGQVIVILTKYVRKQG; encoded by the coding sequence ATGAAATTGGAAGAACAATTGCTGAAAAGAAGCGAGAATCAATGTGAATTATGCGGATCGGGGGAAACTCTTAATTTATATGAGGTGCCACCACAATCAAGCAGCAATGAAGATAACTGTATCCTGATTTGTGAGAAATGCCTGGCGCAAATTGACAGGAAAGAAGAACTTGACAGCAAACACTGGAGTTGTTTAAAGACAAGTATGTGGAGTGAAGTACCAGGTGTACAAGTAGTTTCATGGCGTATGCTGAACCGTCTGAGCAATGAAAGCTGGGCAATGGACAACCTGGACATGATGTATCTTGATGAAGAAAGACTGGCCTGGGCAAAAGCTGCCGGCGGGTTAGATAACGATACGGATACAGTAGAAGTACACAAAGACAGTCTGGGCGCTTTATTGCAAACTGGCGATACGGTTGTATTAACAAAATCTTTAGATGTCAAAGGTTCTCAGCTAAATGCGAAAATGGGCACAGTAGTTAAAAACATCCGGTTAGTAGATAACAATACTGACCAGATAGAAGGTAAAATTGAAGGTCAGGTCATTGTGATCCTTACTAAATATGTAAGAAAACAAGGCTAA
- a CDS encoding MarR family winged helix-turn-helix transcriptional regulator, whose translation MFVINHALKTLMNLSKVQAVISRRFDRLNIHGIGFNDFMILYLLQQSTDAKMRRIDLAEQIGLTASGITRMLLPMEKIGLVAREANERDARVSYVVLTSAGKQLFEDAEKTASTLANEIIPALKPKDIKPLTELLTSLGGNIT comes from the coding sequence ATGTTTGTAATAAATCACGCACTTAAAACACTGATGAACCTGTCCAAAGTACAAGCTGTGATCTCCCGCAGGTTCGATCGCTTAAATATTCACGGCATAGGATTCAATGACTTTATGATCCTTTACCTCTTGCAACAATCCACAGATGCAAAGATGAGAAGAATAGATCTGGCAGAACAGATTGGGCTCACTGCTTCGGGTATAACACGAATGTTGTTACCTATGGAGAAAATAGGGCTGGTAGCCCGTGAAGCAAATGAACGCGATGCCAGGGTGAGTTACGTTGTCCTTACTTCAGCTGGAAAGCAATTGTTTGAAGACGCTGAAAAGACGGCCAGTACATTGGCTAATGAGATTATTCCGGCTTTAAAACCAAAAGATATCAAACCTTTAACTGAATTGCTAACCAGCCTTGGTGGCAATATTACCTAG
- a CDS encoding gamma-glutamyltransferase family protein, which yields MKQLLSALFISAVSIFPVAAQQTQKPVLHGQNWMAITGKPLAATAGAMTFQKGGNAVDAACAMLAATCTMWDTLSWGGETQALIYNPKTKKVIAINAMGVAPGGATVDFFKNKGYNFPPEYGPLAATTPGTPGGLLYMLANYGKLSLEQVLSPAMEMAAGYPIEAQAANSIERGKDKIKEWPYSKEVFLTHPGEKREAPEAGEIFVQKDLLATLQKMVAAEKTALKQGKNRKQAIMAAYDRVYKGDIAQEFVRSSREQGGLITMEDLANWKPVEEEPLMVNYKGVDVYKLQQWTQGPMLLQALNILENFDLKGMGCNSTKYIHTLYQAMNLAFADRDFYYGDPNHGPKGPMKGLLSKEYAKERAKLIQYDKNDADIGPGNPYPFEGRKNPYIKLLKDRGYELDLTKRNFAPAHDMTNNMPDAAYQDRLWLGTTSVEAADKEGWVVSMTPSGGWLPACIAGKTGMGMSQRMQSFVLDSTLNPFNVVAPGKRPRVTLSPSMALKDGKPFLASAVQGGDTQDQNLLQFFLNMTEFGMNVQQATEAANFNTNQLWLSLGGTKTTDRQPKPGQILLNDNTTQVVRDELKKMGYTLSFGSRTSGPVNAVYFDWKHGSLWGGSSNHGEDYGIGW from the coding sequence ATGAAACAACTTTTATCCGCATTATTTATCTCCGCAGTTTCGATCTTTCCTGTGGCTGCGCAACAAACCCAGAAACCGGTACTGCATGGTCAGAACTGGATGGCCATTACAGGTAAACCATTAGCTGCAACGGCTGGGGCGATGACCTTTCAAAAAGGTGGAAATGCAGTTGATGCGGCTTGTGCGATGCTGGCTGCGACTTGTACCATGTGGGATACTTTAAGCTGGGGAGGTGAAACGCAGGCATTGATTTATAATCCAAAAACTAAAAAAGTAATTGCAATTAATGCAATGGGGGTCGCACCAGGCGGGGCGACTGTTGATTTCTTTAAAAATAAAGGATATAATTTCCCCCCGGAATATGGCCCTTTAGCTGCAACTACGCCTGGTACGCCCGGCGGACTTTTGTATATGCTGGCCAATTACGGGAAATTAAGCCTGGAACAAGTACTTTCTCCGGCTATGGAAATGGCAGCGGGTTATCCGATAGAGGCGCAAGCAGCCAATAGCATTGAACGCGGAAAAGATAAGATTAAGGAGTGGCCATACAGTAAGGAAGTTTTTCTGACACACCCTGGTGAAAAGAGAGAAGCACCTGAAGCAGGCGAAATCTTTGTTCAAAAGGATCTGCTCGCTACCCTTCAGAAAATGGTAGCGGCAGAGAAAACTGCGCTGAAACAAGGAAAGAATAGAAAGCAAGCGATTATGGCTGCTTATGACCGTGTTTATAAAGGGGATATCGCTCAGGAATTTGTACGCAGCAGCAGGGAGCAAGGCGGGCTGATTACCATGGAAGATCTGGCTAACTGGAAGCCTGTGGAAGAAGAGCCGCTGATGGTGAACTACAAAGGAGTTGATGTTTATAAATTACAACAATGGACACAAGGCCCGATGCTTTTGCAAGCGCTGAATATTCTGGAGAATTTTGACCTGAAAGGCATGGGGTGTAACAGTACAAAGTACATTCATACCCTTTACCAGGCGATGAATCTTGCATTTGCAGACCGTGACTTTTATTATGGTGACCCTAATCATGGGCCTAAAGGGCCTATGAAAGGCTTATTGAGTAAGGAATATGCAAAAGAAAGAGCGAAACTGATACAATATGATAAAAATGACGCGGATATAGGGCCTGGTAATCCATATCCTTTTGAAGGAAGAAAAAATCCATACATCAAGTTATTGAAAGATAGAGGTTATGAACTGGATCTGACGAAGAGGAATTTTGCGCCCGCACATGATATGACGAATAATATGCCTGATGCAGCTTATCAGGATAGATTGTGGCTGGGAACTACTTCTGTAGAAGCCGCTGATAAAGAAGGCTGGGTAGTTTCCATGACCCCTAGCGGCGGATGGTTACCAGCTTGTATTGCCGGGAAAACAGGAATGGGGATGAGTCAGCGGATGCAAAGTTTTGTGCTGGACTCTACGTTAAATCCTTTTAATGTAGTGGCGCCGGGAAAAAGACCGAGGGTAACTTTATCACCTTCTATGGCTTTAAAAGATGGAAAACCATTTTTAGCTTCTGCTGTTCAAGGAGGAGATACACAAGATCAGAATCTATTACAATTCTTTTTAAATATGACAGAGTTTGGAATGAATGTACAGCAGGCTACCGAAGCTGCAAACTTTAATACCAATCAGCTCTGGCTTTCGCTGGGCGGGACGAAAACAACCGACCGTCAGCCTAAACCCGGACAGATCTTATTAAATGATAATACGACGCAGGTTGTAAGGGATGAACTGAAAAAAATGGGCTATACTTTAAGTTTTGGCAGCAGAACCAGCGGCCCGGTGAATGCAGTTTATTTTGACTGGAAACATGGTAGTCTTTGGGGAGGATCCAGTAACCATGGTGAAGATTATGGGATAGGCTGGTAA